A segment of the Aureliella helgolandensis genome:
GCATCCCATGGCGATCCATCCTGGTGTCGAAAAGTGCTTTCGAGCATAGTGCATTTGACCTCGCGTCCTTGCAAGCATGCGTGTCGATTGGAATGCATTCCCACTCCCTGCAAGATGCTTGATGCGAGATGCACCGGTCATCATTATCGGCCGCCCCGTCTGCCCAATCCGGTAGCACAGGTCGACCTCTTCGGAATACAATTTGAACGACTCATCGAAACCTCCAATTCCATTCCAAACGGCTCGATCAACCATCATGTACGCTCCATTGAGAACCTCAACCTCGCCACAAAAAGTTGGACTTCGATCAACAAGTTGATGAGATTTCCCATGGATTCCGAATAAATTTTTCAATGCCAGAGCTAGAGAAGGCAGACGCAGGTAGCAACCAGGATCGATCTCACCACTTTCGAGCAGAGTGACACCGCCCCAAGCAGCGGCATGTGGATTCGAATCTGCGAACTCTACTAACCTTACAAGCGCTTTATTGGAGCGGACGATTGTGTCAGGATTCAGCAAAAGTAAGTATTTTCCAGATGCATGGCTCGCAGCTAGGTTGTTTCCGGCTCCAAAGCCTCGATTATCCAAGTTCGCCACGACATGCACTTCTGGGAAGTGCTCGGAAACCATTTCAGCAGTCCCGTCACTTGAATTATCCACCACAATGACTTCGAACGACAGTTCCGCCCGTGAGGTGTTGAGAAACAAGCTCGTTAGGCAGTCTCGGATCAATTCCTTGGAGTTGTAACCAACGATTAGAATACTAACTTTGGTCTCAAAGGGACGCATCGCGGACATTTCAATCAATCGGTAGAGCGGTAGTAGCAGTCAGCAAGTGGCGTTCTAGCAATACAGGCCTGCCTTGCCTGAGTTTTTCAAGAACTCGAATCCTTCGAAATACGCCCGTAGGTTTCGGTGTGGATGCCGCTGCGGATAACCCGCGCTGGATTTCCACCGACCACTGAACCGGAGGGAACGTCCTTGGTAACAACTGCCCCCGCACCAACCACCACATGATCGCCAATCTGCACTCCTGGCAAGATGATCGAACCACATCCGATAAAGCAGCATTTACCGATTCGAGTCACTCCCGTGAACACATCGTTGTGTCGTCCCGTGGAGTAATCGTGCGACAAGACAATCGAATCGAATGCTATGTAGGTAAATTCCTTGACCATAATCGCTTTAGGATTGGTCTTATCCATGCGGGCCTTAAAGGAAATTCGCACACTTGGATCTATTTGCATTCCATATATTTTGCG
Coding sequences within it:
- a CDS encoding acyltransferase, which gives rise to MKSARFSRKLFLVFIWGRNVLLKMRTQVFRKIYGMQIDPSVRISFKARMDKTNPKAIMVKEFTYIAFDSIVLSHDYSTGRHNDVFTGVTRIGKCCFIGCGSIILPGVQIGDHVVVGAGAVVTKDVPSGSVVGGNPARVIRSGIHTETYGRISKDSSS
- a CDS encoding glycosyltransferase family 2 protein, whose protein sequence is MSAMRPFETKVSILIVGYNSKELIRDCLTSLFLNTSRAELSFEVIVVDNSSDGTAEMVSEHFPEVHVVANLDNRGFGAGNNLAASHASGKYLLLLNPDTIVRSNKALVRLVEFADSNPHAAAWGGVTLLESGEIDPGCYLRLPSLALALKNLFGIHGKSHQLVDRSPTFCGEVEVLNGAYMMVDRAVWNGIGGFDESFKLYSEEVDLCYRIGQTGRPIMMTGASRIKHLAGSGNAFQSTRMLARTRGQMHYARKHFSTPGWIAMGCILWMHAAVRYCIGNVLGCLPKQKKAARVASAYSLIFWQPTKWWHGWNGVQL